The genomic window TGAAGACCAACCCCGTCACCAGCCAGGGCCTCCCCACCTACGGAACCGCGGTCCTCGTGAACATCATCAACCAGCTCGGCGGCTACCCCAAGAACAACTGGCAGGGAGCCTACTTCCCCGAGGCTGACACCCAGTCCGGCGAAACCCTCGCCAAGGACTTCCTCACCAAGAGATACTCCTGCTTCGGCTGCCCCATCGGCTGCGGCCGGGTCACGAAGGTCGGCGACCGCGAGGGCGAAGGCCCTGAATACGAGACCATCTTCGCCTTCGGCGTCTGCTGCGGTGTCGAACGTCTCGAGCCCATCATCGAGGCCAACTATCTCTGCAACGAATACGGCCTCGACACCATAAGCGCCGGTGTCACCATCGCGGCGGCCATGGAGCTCTACGAAAAGGGACTGATCAAAAAGGAAGAACTGGAAGGCGGCCCCGAGCTCCGCTTCGGCAGCGATGACGCCGTCACCTACTGGACGAAAAAGATGGGGCTCGTGGAAGGCCTCGGCAAGAAGCTCGCAGAGGGCTCCTACAGGCTGTGCGAAATGTACGGCCACCCCGAGTTCTCCATGACCGTCAAGAAGCAGGAGATGCCCGCCTATGACGGACGGGCCATCCAGGGAATCGGCCTGAACTACGCCACGTCGAACCGGGGAGGATGCCACGTGAGAGGCTACACCATCTCCCCCGAAGTCCTCGGACTTCCCGAGAAGCTCGACCCCGTGGATATCAGCACAAAGCCCACATGGGTCATGATTTTCCAGAATCTCACCGCGGCCATCGACGCCTCCGGCATGTGCCTCTTCACCTCCTTCGCCCTCGGAGCCGACGACTATGCAGCGTTCCTCAAGGCAGCCACGGGCTTCGACTATGACGGCGCCGCAGCCCTGCAGGCGGGAGACCGCATCTGGAACATCGAGCGTATGTTCAACCTCCGCGAAGGCCTCGATCCTGCGAAGGAAGACACCCTTCCCGACAGGCTGCTCAAGGAGCCCATTCCCGACGGTCCTTCCAAGGGAATGCTCAGCCGCCTTCCCGAAATGCTGCCCGAGTACTATAAAGCCCGCGGATGGGATGAAAAGGGCGTTCCCACCGATGCGAAACTCCAGGAACTGGGACTGAAGTAAGACCTGCTGCCGAAAGCCCCTCCCCTGAACCCGGGGAGGGGCTTTTTTGCGCTCTGGAAAAAGAGCCGGTTTTCGGATATGATGTTTCCATGATAAAAGTTTTGTTTTTCGCCACCATCCGGGATCTCACCCGGGAAAAAGAAACCGCGGCAGAAGGCGCCGATACCGTCATGGAACTCCTTCTTCAGCTCTCGGACCGCTACGGTCCGGATTTCCGGGAGGAAGCCCTCGATGGAGACAATATCTCCGACAGGCTCATCGTTCTTGTCAACGGACGGCACATCGCCCATACCGGAGGAGGAGAAACGCACCTCTCCGAGGGTGACACCGTGGCTGTTTTTCCCATCATCGGGGGAGGCTAGTCCGCCCTGTCCCCCGGCATGATGCCTCGCCCACAATTCCCTGAAAAGGAGTAAACCACTTGAAAAGACCAGTCGAGCTTACCGATCTCCTGCGGTACCGCTTTCTCTCCGCGCCTGAATTCTCCCCTGACGGCAGCGCCGTCTGCTTTTTTGTCCACCAGGCCGACTACGACAACAACAGCTATACATCCAACCTCTGGCTGTACGACCTGCCTTCGGACTCGCTCCGGCAGCTGACGTCCTCGGGCAGGGAGAAGGCCTTTGCGTGGATGCCCGACGGCCGTTCCGTCCTTTTCTCCAGCGGCCGGAACGACGCGAAAAAGACGGAAACGGCCCTCTACGTCATCGACATCTCCGGCGGCGAAGCCACGCATCTCCGTACCCTCCCGAGGGCGCTTTCCTCCCTTTCCCCCATGGCCGACGGTTCCCTGATCGCCCTTGGCGTGGACGAACCTTCCTTCGACAACCCCTACGACGCGGACATGATGTTCTTTGACCAGGTCCCCTTCTGCTCCAACGGCAAGGGCTACACGGGCCAGAAGAGGAAGCGGCTGTACCGCTACGCCCCCGACGGAACGGAACAGCAGCTTACCCCCGATCTTCTGGACGCTGAGAATTACACCCTGTCCGAAGACGGCAAGAAGGCCCTGGTCTGGGGTCCGGTCTTTACGGACGTCAGGGGGCAGTACAGCGCCCTGGTGGAAATTGAAACGGCCGGCGGCGGAGTGGTGCGGGAAATCCTCCCCGGAACGGGCTTCTCCTGCAGGTGGGCTGGCTGGCTGGACGGGCAGATCCTGGTCACAGGAAGCAACTACGCCGCCCACGGAGTCAACGAGAACGTGAAATTCCACCTGGTCGGCGACGGAAAAACCCTCTGCATCACCCCCGGGCTCGACAGGGGACTCAGGAACTCCGTCGGCTCCGACTGCCGCTACGGCTCCACCGACCTGAACCTTGCCTTCTCCGCTGAAGGCGGCAGGGCCTGGTTCGTCTCCACTGACAACTTCCGCTCCCACCTCCACACCGTGGACGCATCAGGAAAGGTGGAACAGTTCACCTCGGAGCTTTTCTCCGTGGACGACTGGAGAATCCGGGGAGGCAGGGCCGCCGTGGTGGGCATGAAGGGACTGCAGCTCCAGGAGCTCTATCTAGCAGACGGCCGGGAAGAGCGGCAGCTCACCCATTTCAACGACTGGGTCGCCGAAGAGTGCCTTCTGTCCGTCCCCGAGCATGTGACGGTGGACAACGGCACGGAAGAACCCCTCGACGGCTGGTATATGAAGCCGGTGAACTTCGAGGAAGGGAAACGGTATCCCTCCATCCTCAATATCCACGGGGGCCCGAAGTTTGTCTACGGCGACGTGTTCTTCCATGAAATGCAGTATTGGACCTCAAAGGGCTACGCGGTCTTCTTCTGCAACCCCAGGGGCAGCGACGGCAAGGGCAACGGCTTCGACGACATCAGGGGAAAATACGGCACCGTGGACTACGACGACCTCATGACCTTCACCGACTGGATCGTGGACAACGTACCCTTCGTGGACGGAGACA from Aminivibrio pyruvatiphilus includes these protein-coding regions:
- a CDS encoding aldehyde ferredoxin oxidoreductase family protein, whose translation is MDKFGKVLRVNLSNGTVASESLCEKTLKDYIGGRGYATKVLYDEVPKGTDPLSPENKLIFANGPLTGKGAPSAGRYMVITKSPLTGCIASSNSGGFWGAELARAGWFMIILEGKAAKPVYLWINDDKVEIRDAAAVWGKDSHAATDALLEAVGDSKAKVTCIGPAGERLSKIAAIMNDKNRAAGRSGVGAVMGSKNLKAVVVKGSARPYVENQDEMKAVLAGAMEKLKTNPVTSQGLPTYGTAVLVNIINQLGGYPKNNWQGAYFPEADTQSGETLAKDFLTKRYSCFGCPIGCGRVTKVGDREGEGPEYETIFAFGVCCGVERLEPIIEANYLCNEYGLDTISAGVTIAAAMELYEKGLIKKEELEGGPELRFGSDDAVTYWTKKMGLVEGLGKKLAEGSYRLCEMYGHPEFSMTVKKQEMPAYDGRAIQGIGLNYATSNRGGCHVRGYTISPEVLGLPEKLDPVDISTKPTWVMIFQNLTAAIDASGMCLFTSFALGADDYAAFLKAATGFDYDGAAALQAGDRIWNIERMFNLREGLDPAKEDTLPDRLLKEPIPDGPSKGMLSRLPEMLPEYYKARGWDEKGVPTDAKLQELGLK
- a CDS encoding MoaD/ThiS family protein — protein: MIKVLFFATIRDLTREKETAAEGADTVMELLLQLSDRYGPDFREEALDGDNISDRLIVLVNGRHIAHTGGGETHLSEGDTVAVFPIIGGG
- a CDS encoding S9 family peptidase; this translates as MKRPVELTDLLRYRFLSAPEFSPDGSAVCFFVHQADYDNNSYTSNLWLYDLPSDSLRQLTSSGREKAFAWMPDGRSVLFSSGRNDAKKTETALYVIDISGGEATHLRTLPRALSSLSPMADGSLIALGVDEPSFDNPYDADMMFFDQVPFCSNGKGYTGQKRKRLYRYAPDGTEQQLTPDLLDAENYTLSEDGKKALVWGPVFTDVRGQYSALVEIETAGGGVVREILPGTGFSCRWAGWLDGQILVTGSNYAAHGVNENVKFHLVGDGKTLCITPGLDRGLRNSVGSDCRYGSTDLNLAFSAEGGRAWFVSTDNFRSHLHTVDASGKVEQFTSELFSVDDWRIRGGRAAVVGMKGLQLQELYLADGREERQLTHFNDWVAEECLLSVPEHVTVDNGTEEPLDGWYMKPVNFEEGKRYPSILNIHGGPKFVYGDVFFHEMQYWTSKGYAVFFCNPRGSDGKGNGFDDIRGKYGTVDYDDLMTFTDWIVDNVPFVDGDKLAVTGGSYGGYMTNWIIGHTDRFRAAASQRSISNWISKMGISDIGYYFVPDQQGADIWSDHEKLWQHSPLKYADRAKTPTLFIHSEEDHRCELTQGLQMFTALKLHGVETQICVFRGENHELSRSGRPRPRLTRLRKMTEWFDRFLTAGEE